A single region of the Candidatus Neomarinimicrobiota bacterium genome encodes:
- a CDS encoding transposase, with protein sequence MWNVFQKEKLIRQLAEYEFGCKVSVATSSRDNWVVGIQALHNNPYDGHTLVTVLDQIRRLIGWKPKDAYCDRGYRGHQYQGETAIHLVGQGRKKLSRWERKWRRRRSAVEPKISHIKYDNRMDRNYLSKGSYGKGKEGDRINALLAGSGANPPAGGLLIAFSLSLFTLVRNWKNLFKSGREKWNQQQAKFNFAM encoded by the coding sequence ATGTGGAATGTATTTCAAAAGGAAAAGCTCATCCGCCAGCTGGCGGAGTATGAGTTTGGGTGTAAGGTGAGTGTAGCCACCAGTTCCAGGGATAACTGGGTGGTTGGTATCCAAGCTCTCCATAACAATCCTTATGATGGTCATACGTTGGTAACGGTTCTGGATCAGATCAGACGGCTCATCGGGTGGAAGCCAAAAGACGCTTACTGTGATCGGGGCTATCGCGGTCATCAGTATCAAGGCGAAACCGCCATTCATCTTGTGGGTCAAGGACGAAAAAAACTCTCCCGTTGGGAACGGAAGTGGCGACGACGGCGCAGCGCCGTGGAGCCCAAAATAAGCCATATCAAGTACGATAACCGAATGGACCGGAACTATTTGTCCAAAGGATCCTATGGAAAAGGCAAGGAAGGGGACAGAATCAATGCCTTATTAGCCGGCAGCGGGGCTAATCCGCCAGCTGGCGGACTGCTGATAGCTTTCTCTTTGTCCCTTTTTACTCTGGTGAGAAACTGGAAGAATTTGTTCAAATCTGGTCGGGAGAAGTGGAATCAACAACAAGCAAAGTTCAATTTTGCTATGTAA